One Streptosporangium sp. NBC_01495 DNA window includes the following coding sequences:
- a CDS encoding restriction endonuclease: MARRRTPAKTVRRRASGGRRPRRRKGDGDWFLWVVAAGAIVVVAIWLVDVVVANWQLVIGGTIVLIAALAGALLLRHQVIEAREREWLEDNARLERVDRMSGDRFEALVEALLRREGFRGVRRIGGSGDGGVDVVATGPGGDRLVIQCKRWGTSVGSPQIRDLLGALHAYPGHRGVLVTSATFTAPARECAAGTDLTLIDRTLLAAWFTGSFTLAPRARRGTGRWSLPGRRPVTRYPDGDLGLERAFGDEPA, translated from the coding sequence ATGGCACGGCGACGGACACCCGCCAAGACGGTGCGACGGCGGGCGTCCGGCGGGCGAAGACCGCGCCGGCGCAAAGGAGACGGCGACTGGTTCCTGTGGGTGGTCGCGGCCGGGGCCATCGTCGTGGTCGCCATATGGCTCGTCGACGTCGTCGTCGCCAACTGGCAGCTGGTGATCGGCGGCACGATCGTGCTGATCGCAGCTCTGGCCGGGGCGCTCCTGCTCCGTCATCAGGTGATCGAGGCCCGGGAGCGGGAGTGGCTGGAGGACAACGCGCGTCTCGAACGCGTCGACCGCATGAGCGGTGACCGGTTCGAGGCCCTCGTCGAGGCCCTGCTGCGGCGAGAGGGTTTCCGCGGGGTGCGCAGGATCGGCGGCAGCGGTGACGGCGGCGTCGACGTCGTCGCGACCGGGCCCGGCGGCGACCGCCTCGTCATCCAGTGCAAGCGCTGGGGCACCTCGGTGGGCTCACCCCAGATCCGCGACCTCCTCGGCGCGCTCCACGCCTATCCCGGTCACCGCGGCGTGCTCGTCACCTCGGCGACGTTCACGGCTCCGGCCAGGGAGTGCGCGGCGGGCACCGACCTGACGCTGATCGACCGCACGCTGCTCGCCGCCTGGTTCACCGGGTCCTTCACCCTCGCGCCGCGGGCACGCCGCGGGACCGGCCGATGGTCCCTGCCGGGACGCCGTCCCGTGACGCGCTACCCGGATGGAGATCTGGGCCTGGAAAGAGCGTTCGGCGACGAGCCCGCCTGA